A single region of the Zygotorulaspora mrakii chromosome 4, complete sequence genome encodes:
- the SDP1 gene encoding mitogen-activated protein kinase tyrosine protein phosphatase SDP1 (similar to Saccharomyces cerevisiae SDP1 (YIL113W) and MSG5 (YNL053W); ancestral locus Anc_2.256): protein MVEEGANNASTMLNGHSKSPRSLQAKNTKNLFLNIGDNNATGTDSKRASGYLPNSTAKPMIIGTFNGNGHSQQQVTKVLTPTSNSKYSPSSPIFKRNDTSIYSLPSAVCTSPLYAARKCRSNSNLRSLSNKSERVQSPSLSVNTKELQSLASGRSRSQTMSSSLATSTPLAAESGGKKTWVIPEQGSFNISQRGSYNLKSNFNDDVDVSFSKVYKENAYPNGPLLVIPRKIFLYSEPNLEEILSFDVVINVAKEIVDYTNLIPRDGKLEYYHIPWTHSSKISLDLEYLTNIMRVAVLENKRVLVHCQCGVSRSASLIVAYIMRYFDMSLNDAYGQLKQVATEMSPNMGLIFQLMEWSEQLSQKKDAISTKNEENKLNKCQSVEAHIAIDQENSPSLESFGIPISDFSSQNDITLSPENTPKTSDDFFKTSSASSSASTSSSTIVESQVTPESLEMPSELKGYIPTSSEVSVSSSSSIWR from the coding sequence ATGGTCGAGGAGGGAGCGAACAATGCTTCGACCATGTTGAATGGGCATTCCAAGTCGCCGAGATCGTTACAGGCAAAGAATACCAAGAATCTCTTCTTGAACATAGGGGACAATAATGCGACGGGAACAGATTCGAAAAGGGCTAGCGGGTATCTGCCGAACAGTACAGCTAAACCAATGATTATTGGTACATTCAATGGTAACGGACACAGTCAACAGCAGGTAACGAAGGTCTTAACACCGACATCAAACTCCAAGTATTCGCCTTCATCGCCCATATTCAAACGTAATGATACGTCTATCTATTCGTTACCTAGCGCGGTCTGTACATCTCCATTGTACGCAGCACGCAAATGTCGCAGTAACTCGAATTTACGTTCACTGTCCAACAAGAGTGAACGAGTACAGTCCCCATCGCTTTCTGTCAACACGAAGGAGCTGCAGTCTTTGGCTAGCGGAAGGTCTCGTTCGCAGACCatgtcttcttctttggcGACGTCTACTCCATTAGCAGCTGAATCAGGAGGCAAGAAAACATGGGTTATACCTGAGCAAGGTTCCTTCAATATATCACAACGGGGATCATATAATCTGAAGAGTAACTTTAACGATGATGTGGATGTGTCTTTTTCGAAAGtctacaaagaaaatgcatATCCAAATGGGCCGCTGTTAGTTATACCTCggaaaatatttctttaCTCAGAGCCGAACCtagaagaaattttaagTTTCGATGTTGTTATTAAtgttgcaaaagaaattgtgGATTATACAAATCTGATACCAAGGGATGGAAAATTAGAGTACTATCATATACCGTGGACCCATagttcaaaaatatctctCGATCTTGAGTATCTGACGAATATTATGCGAGTTGCCGTTCTGGAAAATAAGAGAGTTTTGGTTCATTGTCAATGTGGTGTTTCACGCTCTGCTTCACTTATTGTAGCATATATTATGAGATACTTCGATATGAGTTTAAATGATGCATACGGTCAGCTGAAACAGGTGGCCACAGAAATGAGTCCAAATATGGGATTAATCTTCCAGTTGATGGAGTGGAGCGAACAACTCTCgcagaaaaaagatgcaatttcaacaaaaaatgaggaAAATAAACTGAATAAATGTCAGTCGGTGGAGGCACATATTGCGATAGACCAAGAAAACAGTCCTAGTCTAGAGAGCTTTGGTATACCAATATCAGATTTCTCGTCTCAAAATGATATTACCTTATCGCCAGAAAATACTCCTAAAACATCagatgattttttcaaaacttcatcTGCATCATCGTCAGCATCAACTTCAAGTAGCACAATCGTTGAAAGTCAAGTAACCCCGGAATCGCTCGAAATGCCTTCAGAATTAAAAGGCTACATACCAACTTCAAGTGAAGTATCAGTCTCTAGCAGCTCAAGTATCTGGAGATAG
- the VAC7 gene encoding Vac7p (similar to Saccharomyces cerevisiae VAC7 (YNL054W); ancestral locus Anc_2.255) — protein sequence MSEDDHKITVETETVEAPVSSLLMSTAEANRPSSVKQNAGAGAGAGGVGSSNAAGTAAGAAVSAADAESVTLDEGGLANSQGQRRSQSNTNGLPESQSHVASGSKPLLVRDGAVGGSTVPGTNINLIDLNPLSPHVTQTSLRNKKSSLLIDSSLSHKGKKARDTEEVPKHSTTGSKKDGDSALVASSEDAHKKSDSSQNHTLQHSISNHSSKNGSAVPTPLMLPVAATAIDSKSSKTLERSKAPLMHSREILLEDNNALTNSLALNNSNNNNNNTSSNKAGSSTNSNEDPLNVRHRSSSGHRAGDEDSDHELDATNKQTKADVFAARLASAVGENEISDSEETFIYESAANSTKNTVTPIRIDMQLDQSQSQQVNHGIASKMSVPVLNNNAKLLTRLKDTRHTSMGALPLNASTKNVNSPQFTPMNNVLTGMPTSSLANTSTNAPQADDLKSMSSSNRQNNNVNSNNNSNSRQIDMQSVKSFVSEPRSPDKRMSLISLTKGTNNIGVTNGNRNGNTYSTNNINSNAPISNSNNTNNINNTTNTNNNNNNNNNNNTSNNLYNNSMNNTNNNNNAFSTSRKPSVSNSTLRHFTSSQAAVPRTKAPSSDGISSAVINPANNGKRNLRTTASKLFDANGAPLRRYSGVPDDVNLEDYIEQSNGHLMTTTSNSIKRDDRLKNYMENNHLNDFKRASHDLTDFEHTSAIQEVAEERTDQEADEDDMRSMFYYNHRGDLEARPQISDYDQDDDDEELDDDNQDDHYYNYSYGNDYVSNSNINPNSNLNRQGRYFGTLPSTLQPNGVYSHNGPFNPNANEYTSLQPKKQFLRDPLGYSPHNFYTRKSSWAKIKHFIYFTFVVVSLLTVGFILGFLLATNKELQDFNIIIIDNILSSADELLFDITATAFNPGFFVLQIQDVNLDIFAKSAYIGKTKELQDEDKPPAMETLKLGTVYKLETPLKFAGGFIKRNYDVSVSSVKLLDPGAKLDSPEDNESRFLSPGQDKDDETKKWRSLIKHDYDLIFRGNMKYKIPFFRSEKSIAVQGSVEVHPDKDDDDQNTSHTSSPIVLL from the coding sequence ATGAGCGAAGATGATCACAAAATTACAGTGGAGACGGAAACGGTAGAGGCGCCAGTTTCGAGCCTACTGATGTCGACTGCGGAGGCTAACAGGCCGTCGTCTGTCAAGCAGAACGCTGGGGCTGGGGCTGGGGCTGGCGGGGTTGGTAGCAGCAACGCAGCTGGTACAGCGGCTGGCGCCGCTGTATCGGCTGCGGATGCTGAGAGCGTTACGCTGGATGAGGGAGGATTGGCAAATTCGCAGGGACAGAGACGTTCGCAGAGCAACACGAATGGTTTGCCTGAGTCGCAGTCTCATGTGGCTAGTGGATCTAAGCCTTTGTTGGTGCGCGACGGAGCTGTGGGGGGCAGCACTGTCCCTGGCACCAACATTAATCTGATAGATCTCAACCCGCTATCGCCTCACGTAACGCAGACGTCTTTGAGGAATAAGAAGAGCTCTTTGCTGATAGATTCGTCCCTGTCACACAAGGGCAAAAAGGCTAGAGACACCGAGGAAGTACCGAAGCATTCGACAACTGGATCTAAGAAAGATGGGGATTCCGCGCTGGTGGCGTCTTCGGAAGATGCTCATAAAAAATCAGACAGCAGTCAAAATCACACTCTTCAGCACAGCATATCCAATCATTCGTCCAAGAATGGTTCGGCCGTACCCACGCCTTTGATGCTTCCGGTGGCAGCTACAGCAATCGATTCGAAATCTTCCAAGACGCTAGAACGATCAAAAGCTCCCCTGATGCATTCCAGAGAAATTCTATTGGAAGACAACAATGCCCTTACAAACTCGCTTGCGCTCAATAATAgcaataacaataataacaatacaAGTTCGAATAAGGCCGGATCGTCGACGAATAGCAACGAAGACCCTTTGAATGTACGGCATCGCTCTTCTTCCGGTCATCGCGCGggtgatgaagattctGATCACGAATTAGATGCAACGAATAAGCAAACGAAAGCCGATGTATTCGCGGCCAGACTAGCCTCTGCTGTtggagaaaatgaaataagTGATTCTGAGGAGACTTTTATCTATGAATCTGCAGCAAACTCTACGAAAAATACTGTGACACCAATACGAATTGACATGCAGCTCGATCAATCACAGAGCCAGCAAGTCAACCATGGTAttgcttcaaaaatgagTGTTCCTGTTCTAAACAACAATGCAAAATTGTTAACGAGACTTAAAGATACAAGACACACAAGCATGGGTGCACTTCCTCTGAATGCATCtacaaaaaatgtaaattCTCCACAGTTTACGCCTATGAACAATGTATTAACGGGTATGCCAACAAGTTCACTGGCAAACACTAGTACAAATGCCCCCCAAGCAGATGATTTAAAAAGTATGAGTTCATCTAACCGCCAGAATAATAATGTGAATTCCAACAATAATAGCAACAGTCGACAGATCGATATGCAGTCAGTCAAGTCATTTGTTTCGGAACCACGATCACCTGATAAAAGAATGAGTTTAATTTCATTGACCAAAGGTACTAACAATATAGGGGTTACGAATGGGAATAGGAACGGTAACACATATAGTACGAATAACATCAATTCTAATGCTCCAATTAGCAACAGTAATAATACTAATAATATTAATAACACTACTAATactaataataataataataataataataataataatacgAGTAATAATTTATACAATAACAGTATGAATAATactaataataataacaatgCATTCTCAACTTCGAGAAAACCCTCAGTATCCAACTCCACATTAAGGCATTTTACATCATCACAAGCAGCCGTCCCAAGGACCAAGGCACCGTCTTCTGATGGTATCAGCAGTGCAGTGATCAATCCGGCCAATAATGGTAAGAGGAACCTAAGAACTACTGCGTCAAAACTATTTGATGCCAACGGAGCTCCATTGAGGAGGTATTCTGGAGTACCGGATGATGTTAATCTTGAGGATTACATCGAGCAATCAAATGGACATCTAATGACGACAACATCAAACAGCATTAAAAGAGATGATAGACTCAAAAACTATATGGAAAACAATCATctcaatgatttcaaacGTGCTAGTCACGATTTAACAGATTTTGAGCATACAAGCGCAATACAGGAGGTAGCAGAGGAACGCACTGATCAAGAGGccgatgaagatgatatgCGTTCTATGTTCTATTATAATCATCGAGGTGATTTGGAAGCAAGGCCCCAAATTTCAGACTATGATcaagatgacgatgatgaagaattaGATGATGATAATCAGGATGATCACTATTATAACTACTCTTATGGTAACGATTATGTGAGCAATAGCAACATCAATCCAAATTCGAACCTGAACAGACAGGGTAGATATTTTGGTACATTACCATCCACACTTCAACCAAATGGGGTTTACAGTCACAACGGTCCATTTAATCCAAATGCTAATGAATACACTTCATTACAACCAAAAAAGCAGTTCTTGAGAGATCCGCTAGGGTACTCACCTCACAATTTCTATACGAGGAAATCTTCATGGGCCAAAATTAAGCATTTTATCTATTTCAcatttgttgttgtttcGCTGTTGACGGTGGGATTTATCCTGGGTTTCCTATTAGCAACTAATAAAGAGCTACAGGACTTtaatattatcattataGATAATATTTTATCGAGCGCGGATGAATTACTGTTCGATATCACGGCCACAGCGTTCAATCCAGGGTTTTTCGTATTGCAGATTCAGGATGTAAATTTGGACATTTTTGCTAAAAGTGCATATATTGGCAAGACCAAAGAGCTGCAGGATGAAGATAAGCCACCCGCAATGGAGACTTTGAAACTTGGAACCGTTTATAAACTGGAAACCCCATTGAAGTTCGCTGGCGgcttcatcaaaagaaacTATGATGTTAGTGTATCAAGTGTCAAACTATTAGACCCCGGAGCAAAGCTCGATTCTCCCGAGGACAACGAGAGTCGTTTTTTATCACCTGGACAAGACAAAGATGAtgagacaaaaaaatggagaTCTCTAATCAAACACGACTATGACTTGATTTTCAGAGGTAATATGAAATACAAAATCCCGTTTTTCAgaagtgaaaaatctatTGCAGTGCAGGGAAGCGTCGAAGTGCATCCAGATAAAGACGATGATGATCAAAATACATCACACACATCTTCCCCCATAGTTTTGTTGTGA
- the POR1 gene encoding porin POR1 (similar to Saccharomyces cerevisiae POR2 (YIL114C) and POR1 (YNL055C); ancestral locus Anc_2.254): protein MAPPFFSDINKGINDLLNRDYYHNSVAAFDVSTVAKNGVKFNLKAKQTVKDGPLAADVETKVSDKATGLTLTQGWSNSNNLNTKIELTDLTPGLKSELVTSLVPGVSKAAKLNVNFVQPFFTARGAFDLLKGPSFVGDLTLAHEGIVGGAEIGYDITGGSLSRYAVALGYSAGDYSLGLSVNNAQLTTVSFFQKVSPILQVGAKAVSTPKQLANVNIEFATLYLPDATSQVKAKVADSGVVALAYKQQLRPGVTLGVGASFNALSLSEPVHKLGGSLSFSA from the coding sequence ATGGCtccaccatttttttccgACATCAACAAGGGTATCAATGATCTATTGAACAGGGATTACTATCACAACAGTGTTGCGGCATTTGATGTCAGCACGGTTGCCAAGAACGGTGTCAAgttcaatttgaaagcCAAGCAGACCGTGAAAGACGGCCCACTTGCCGCCGACGTTGAGACCAAGGTGTCTGACAAAGCGACTGGGTTGACTTTGACCCAGGGATGGTCCAATAGTAACAATTTGAACACGAAGATTGAGTTGACTGACTTGACTCCTGGTTTGAAGAGCGAGCTGGTTACGTCTTTGGTGCCTGGTGTTTCCAAAGCAGCTAAGTTGAATGTCAACTTTGTGCAGCCATTTTTCACTGCTAGAGGTGCGTTTGATCTGTTGAAGGGTCCTTCATTCGTGGGAGACTTGACTTTGGCCCACGAGGGTATTGTCGGCGGTGCCGAAATCGGTTATGACATCACCGGCGGCTCTTTATCTCGTTATGCTGTTGCATTGGGTTACTCTGCTGGCGATTACTCTCTGGGTCTTTCCGTTAACAATGCTCAATTGACTACTGTATCgtttttccaaaaagtCAGTCCAATTTTGCAAGTTGGAGCTAAAGCCGTTTCCACTCCAAAGCAATTGGCCAACGTCAACATCGAGTTCGCTACCTTATATCTGCCTGACGCAACTTCTCAAGTGAAGGCCAAGGTTGCTGATTCTGGTGTTGTTGCTTTGGCTTACAAGCAACAATTGAGACCTGGTGTCACTTTGGGTGTTGGTGCTTCGTTCAACGCCTTGAGCCTATCTGAACCAGTCCACAAATTGGGTGGCTCTTTGTCTTTCTCTGCCTAG